One genomic segment of Fusobacterium sp. DD2 includes these proteins:
- a CDS encoding ATP-binding protein: MKPNEVKITVPSSLENLSLIRAMVKTYLEIHKISQRDIVQLLSVVDELSTNVVEHGYEYKPGDIILEIQKSNDIIRLVVEDNGVGFDEEKLSKEEGGMGLFIARAIADDFKIEKKVNGTLFRIEKKVKEA; encoded by the coding sequence ATGAAACCTAATGAGGTTAAAATCACAGTTCCTTCTTCTTTAGAAAATTTATCTTTAATAAGAGCCATGGTAAAAACTTATCTAGAGATACATAAAATCAGCCAAAGAGATATAGTACAACTTTTATCTGTGGTAGATGAACTTTCAACAAATGTAGTTGAACATGGATACGAGTATAAACCTGGGGATATTATTTTGGAGATTCAAAAGTCTAATGATATTATAAGGCTTGTAGTGGAAGATAATGGAGTTGGATTTGACGAAGAAAAATTGAGTAAAGAAGAAGGTGGAATGGGTCTTTTCATTGCAAGAGCCATTGCCGATGATTTCAAAATCGAAAAAAAAGTAAATGGAACACTATTCAGAATTGAAAAAAAAGTTAAGGAGGCATAA
- a CDS encoding STAS domain-containing protein: MVNNFEILEKNVDDIKVLKVIGELDALVAPKLKDRITKLVDGDSTKFIIDFEEVTHINSLAMGILRGKLKVVKDMDGDIKLIKLNEHIKSIFEMIGLDEIFEIYENEDEAVASFK; the protein is encoded by the coding sequence ATGGTAAACAATTTTGAAATACTTGAAAAAAATGTTGATGATATTAAGGTGTTAAAAGTAATAGGGGAGTTAGACGCATTAGTTGCGCCAAAATTAAAGGACAGAATAACAAAACTTGTAGATGGGGATTCTACTAAGTTTATAATTGATTTTGAGGAAGTAACACATATTAACAGTTTGGCTATGGGAATTCTAAGAGGTAAATTAAAAGTTGTAAAAGATATGGATGGAGACATTAAACTTATTAAGTTAAATGAACATATCAAATCAATTTTTGAAATGATTGGTTTAGATGAAATATTCGAAATTTATGAAAACGAGGACGAGGCTGTGGCTAGTTTCAAATAA